One region of Limnospira fusiformis SAG 85.79 genomic DNA includes:
- a CDS encoding MBL fold metallo-hydrolase: protein MYLTWLDSNSWLVEMAGKSILVDPWLVGSLVFGNLPWLFKGEKQKTRPIPERIDAILLSQGLEDHAHIPTLKILDKNIPVVASPNAAKVVRELGYTQVHSLNHGETFQLGASLEIRAVPGSPIGPTLVENGYVISDTTTHHSLYYEPHGYHSPTLKELAPIDVVITPIMDLALPLIGPIIRGTKSALELTKMVQPQVILPTAAAGDVSYEGLLVAALKVVGNLEDFRSLIARNNLKTRVLNPQAGERFAIDL, encoded by the coding sequence ATGTATCTAACTTGGTTGGACAGTAACTCTTGGTTAGTGGAGATGGCTGGTAAGTCTATCCTGGTTGACCCTTGGTTGGTGGGGTCTTTGGTGTTTGGTAATTTACCCTGGTTATTTAAAGGGGAAAAACAGAAAACTCGCCCCATTCCCGAACGCATTGATGCTATCCTTCTGTCTCAGGGGTTGGAAGATCATGCTCATATTCCTACCTTAAAAATACTCGATAAAAATATTCCCGTCGTCGCTTCCCCTAATGCGGCTAAGGTGGTGCGAGAATTGGGTTATACTCAGGTTCATTCTTTGAATCATGGGGAGACTTTTCAACTGGGCGCGAGCCTCGAAATTAGGGCGGTTCCCGGTTCCCCTATTGGTCCGACTTTGGTGGAAAATGGCTATGTTATCTCTGATACTACTACTCACCACAGTCTCTATTATGAACCCCACGGCTATCATTCCCCCACTTTGAAAGAATTGGCTCCCATTGATGTCGTAATTACTCCTATTATGGATTTGGCTTTACCCTTGATAGGTCCCATTATTCGTGGCACAAAATCCGCCCTAGAGTTAACCAAAATGGTACAGCCACAGGTGATATTACCAACCGCCGCCGCTGGTGATGTCTCCTATGAGGGATTATTAGTTGCGGCTTTAAAGGTAGTCGGAAACCTAGAAGATTTTCGCTCTCTCATCGCTCGCAATAACCTGAAAACTCGCGTGCTTAATCCGCAGGCGGGTGAACGTTTTGCCATTGATTTATAG